From a region of the Pseudomonadaceae bacterium SI-3 genome:
- a CDS encoding thioesterase: MREVEAVGSSSAFGRLLGLEIIKADNGEALLRLAMHDGLRNLHGKLHGGALFSLIDTAMGQASHSLNGGEPNSVTLECKVNYIRPVSEGELTCRAWVVHGGRRTQVLEAEVHQGEKLVAKAQATFSVT; the protein is encoded by the coding sequence GTGCGCGAAGTCGAGGCAGTGGGCAGCAGCAGCGCCTTCGGGCGCCTGTTGGGCCTGGAAATCATCAAGGCCGACAATGGCGAGGCACTGCTGCGTCTGGCAATGCACGACGGCTTGCGCAACCTGCACGGCAAGCTGCACGGCGGCGCGCTGTTCTCGCTGATCGACACCGCCATGGGCCAGGCCAGCCACAGCCTCAACGGAGGCGAACCTAACAGCGTCACCCTGGAATGCAAGGTCAATTACATCCGCCCGGTGAGCGAAGGTGAACTGACCTGCCGCGCCTGGGTGGTGCACGGCGGGCGGCGCACTCAGGTACTCGAAGCCGAAGTCCATCAGGGTGAAAAGCTGGTGGCCAAGGCGCAGGCGACCTTCTCGGTTACCTGA
- a CDS encoding glutamate--cysteine ligase gives MSDLLSHRLALLAEHHNLSLLSQCLHGIERECLRVDTDGQLALTPHPRALGSALTHPKITTDYSEALLEFITGTETDPQKTLTELDAIHRYTYSKLGDELLWSPSMPGHLPDEPQIPIAEYGSSNIGRLKYVYRQGLALRYGKTMQCIAGIHYNFSLPEALWAALQADEGDDRSQQDYQSWRYIALIRNFRRYSWLLMYLFGASPALDVSFMRGRPHQLQQLDEDTLYLPYATSLRMSDLGYQSNAQAGLTPCYDDLPSYTSSLHKAVSTPYPDYAALGTKDAEGNWQQLNTNVLQIENEYYSNIRPKRVTDTGERPLHALRARGIQYIEVRCLDINPFLPLGIDVTEARFLDAFLLFCTLQQSPCLVEGECRASSDNFLSVVKEGRKPGLELRRCGEGVSLQTWANELIAQIGQVAELLDRSHGGDEHARAVAAQQAKVADSSLTPSARVLDELQRNGESFSQFALRQTRQHADDFRSRALSDADMAWFDEAARSSLAQQAQVEAADTQDFDSFVEDYQRSLTNLSAP, from the coding sequence TTGAGCGATCTTCTCTCCCACCGCCTGGCGCTGCTGGCCGAGCACCACAACCTGTCGCTGCTCTCGCAATGCCTGCATGGGATCGAGCGTGAATGCCTGCGTGTCGACACCGATGGCCAGCTGGCACTGACGCCGCATCCGCGAGCACTGGGCTCGGCGTTGACTCATCCGAAGATCACCACGGACTATTCAGAAGCGCTGCTGGAGTTCATCACCGGCACCGAAACCGATCCGCAAAAGACGCTGACCGAGCTGGACGCGATCCATCGCTACACCTACAGCAAGCTCGGCGACGAGCTGCTCTGGAGTCCCTCGATGCCCGGTCACCTGCCGGACGAGCCGCAGATTCCCATCGCCGAGTACGGCAGTTCGAACATCGGGCGACTGAAATACGTCTATCGCCAAGGCCTGGCGCTGCGTTACGGCAAGACTATGCAGTGCATCGCCGGTATCCATTACAACTTCTCCCTGCCCGAGGCGCTGTGGGCTGCTTTGCAAGCAGATGAGGGCGATGACCGCTCGCAGCAGGACTACCAGTCCTGGCGCTATATCGCACTGATCCGTAACTTCCGCCGCTACAGCTGGCTGCTGATGTACCTGTTCGGCGCCTCGCCCGCGCTGGACGTCAGCTTCATGCGTGGCCGCCCGCACCAGCTCCAGCAGCTCGACGAAGACACGCTGTATCTGCCCTACGCCACCAGCCTGCGCATGAGCGATCTGGGTTATCAGAGCAATGCCCAGGCCGGCTTGACGCCCTGCTATGACGATCTGCCGAGTTATACCAGCAGCCTGCACAAGGCGGTGTCCACGCCTTACCCCGACTACGCGGCGCTGGGCACCAAGGACGCAGAGGGCAACTGGCAACAACTCAACACTAACGTCTTGCAGATCGAGAACGAGTACTACTCGAACATCCGCCCCAAGCGCGTCACCGATACTGGCGAGCGCCCACTGCATGCGCTGCGAGCGCGCGGCATCCAGTACATCGAGGTGCGCTGCCTAGACATCAATCCTTTCCTGCCGCTGGGCATCGACGTCACCGAAGCGCGTTTTCTTGATGCCTTCCTGCTGTTCTGCACCTTGCAGCAGAGCCCTTGCCTGGTAGAAGGCGAATGCCGGGCCAGCAGCGATAACTTCCTCAGCGTGGTCAAGGAAGGCCGCAAACCCGGGCTTGAACTGCGTCGCTGTGGTGAAGGCGTCAGCCTGCAGACATGGGCGAACGAGCTGATTGCGCAGATCGGCCAGGTCGCCGAACTGCTGGACCGCAGTCACGGTGGTGATGAGCATGCTCGCGCCGTCGCCGCGCAACAGGCCAAGGTTGCAGACAGCAGCCTGACACCTTCGGCCCGCGTGCTCGACGAGCTGCAGCGCAACGGCGAGAGCTTCAGCCAGTTCGCGCTGCGGCAGACCCGTCAACACGCCGACGATTTCCGTAGTCGAGCGCTGTCAGATGCCGACATGGCCTGGTTCGACGAAGCCGCACGCAGCTCGCTGGCACAGCAGGCGCAGGTTGAAGCCGCGGACACTCAGGACTTCGACAGCTTCGTCGAGGACTATCAGCGCAGCCTGACCAACCTCAGCGCACCATAA
- the argA gene encoding amino-acid N-acetyltransferase, translated as MHNYVTWLRDSSPYINSHRDRTFVVMLPGDGLEHPNFANIVHDLVLLHSLGVRLVLAFGSRPQIEARLAARGIEPRFHRDLRITDSATLECVIDAVGHMRIALEARLSMDMAASPMQGARLRVASGNFITARPIGVHDGVDYQHTGEVRRVDRKGIGRLLDERTIVLLSPLGYSPTGEIFNIACEDIATRAAIDLEADKLVLYGSERGLRDESGKLVRELRPPQIPAYVERLVGTYQAELLDAAAQACKGGVRRSHVISYAEDGSLLNELFTRDGGDGTLVTQEQFEQLREATIEDVGGLIDLITPLEEQGILVRRSREVLEREVEQFSIVERDGLIIACAALYPIADSNSGELACLAVNPEYRHGGRGDELLERIEARARKLGLKTLFVLTTRTAHWFRERGFEPSGVERLPAARASLYNFQRNSKIFEKAL; from the coding sequence ATGCACAACTACGTCACCTGGCTTCGCGATTCATCCCCTTACATCAACTCGCACCGTGACCGCACTTTCGTGGTCATGCTGCCCGGCGATGGCCTGGAACATCCCAACTTCGCCAACATTGTCCACGACCTGGTGCTGTTGCACAGCCTAGGCGTGCGCCTGGTGCTGGCGTTCGGCTCACGTCCGCAGATCGAGGCGCGACTGGCCGCTCGGGGCATTGAGCCGCGCTTTCACCGCGACTTGCGCATCACCGACTCGGCGACCCTTGAGTGCGTAATTGATGCCGTCGGGCATATGCGCATTGCGCTTGAAGCGCGTCTTTCAATGGATATGGCCGCCTCGCCGATGCAGGGCGCCCGGCTGCGCGTAGCCAGCGGCAATTTCATCACAGCGCGGCCGATCGGTGTTCACGATGGCGTCGATTACCAGCACACCGGCGAAGTGCGTCGCGTTGATCGCAAGGGCATCGGCCGGCTGCTGGATGAGCGCACCATCGTGCTGCTCTCGCCGCTGGGGTATTCCCCGACCGGTGAAATCTTCAACATCGCCTGCGAAGACATCGCTACCCGCGCCGCCATCGATTTGGAAGCCGACAAGCTGGTGCTGTACGGGTCCGAGCGCGGCCTGCGCGATGAAAGTGGCAAGCTGGTGCGCGAGCTGCGCCCGCCACAAATTCCGGCCTATGTCGAACGCCTCGTCGGCACCTATCAGGCCGAGCTGCTGGATGCCGCCGCGCAAGCCTGCAAGGGCGGTGTGCGCCGCAGCCACGTGATCAGCTATGCCGAGGACGGTTCGTTGCTCAATGAGCTGTTCACCCGCGACGGCGGCGATGGCACGCTGGTGACCCAGGAGCAGTTCGAGCAGCTGCGCGAGGCGACCATCGAGGACGTCGGCGGGTTGATTGATCTGATCACCCCGCTGGAAGAGCAGGGCATTCTGGTGCGGCGCTCGCGAGAGGTGCTCGAGCGCGAGGTGGAGCAGTTCAGCATCGTCGAGCGCGATGGGCTGATTATCGCCTGCGCGGCGCTCTACCCGATCGCCGATTCCAACTCGGGCGAGCTGGCTTGCCTGGCGGTCAATCCGGAATATCGCCATGGCGGACGCGGTGACGAGTTGCTCGAGCGTATCGAGGCGCGGGCGCGCAAGTTGGGCCTGAAAACCCTGTTCGTGCTCACCACACGCACGGCGCACTGGTTCCGCGAACGCGGTTTCGAGCCTAGCGGCGTCGAGCGTCTTCCGGCCGCACGGGCCTCGCTCTATAACTTCCAGCGCAATTCGAAGATCTTCGAAAAGGCGCTGTGA
- a CDS encoding acetylornithine deacetylase, with the protein MPIPSLKDQFAALIAAPSVSCTQAHWDQTNRPVIDLLAGWLGDLGFSCEVQEVTPGKFNLLASYGSGPGGLVLAGHSDTVPFDAELWTAEPLQLREADDRWYGLGVCDMKGFFALIIEAVLPLLDQPFRQPLLILATCDEESSMSGARALADAGRPLGRAAVIGEPTGLRPVRLHKGIMMEGIEIQGQSGHSSNPAYGHSALEAMHDVMSELMTLRREWQDHYNNPLFDVPQPTLNLGCIHGGDNPNRICGQCSLEYDLRPLPGMEPDQLRDAIAGRLRPVADKHQVRIDLAPLFPSVPAFDQGADGELVKLAERLTGHAAQAVAFATEAPYLQQLGCETLVLGPGDIACAHQPDEYLDLDRIEPTVKLLRGMIEHYCLQPGRG; encoded by the coding sequence GTGCCCATCCCCTCGCTCAAAGACCAGTTTGCCGCGCTGATTGCCGCGCCGTCGGTGAGCTGTACTCAAGCCCATTGGGACCAGACCAACCGCCCGGTCATTGACCTGCTTGCGGGCTGGCTGGGCGACCTTGGTTTCAGCTGTGAGGTGCAGGAAGTCACCCCTGGCAAGTTCAACCTGCTCGCCAGCTACGGCAGCGGGCCTGGCGGGCTGGTGTTGGCCGGGCACAGCGATACCGTGCCCTTCGATGCCGAATTGTGGACAGCCGAACCACTCCAACTGCGCGAAGCCGATGACCGCTGGTATGGCCTTGGCGTTTGCGACATGAAAGGCTTCTTCGCGCTGATCATCGAGGCGGTACTGCCACTGCTCGATCAGCCGTTCCGCCAGCCGCTGCTGATCCTGGCCACCTGCGATGAAGAAAGCTCAATGTCCGGCGCCCGCGCGCTGGCCGATGCCGGACGGCCGCTGGGGCGCGCCGCGGTGATTGGCGAGCCGACCGGGCTGCGGCCGGTGCGCCTGCACAAGGGCATCATGATGGAAGGCATCGAAATCCAAGGTCAGAGCGGGCATTCGTCCAATCCCGCTTATGGTCATAGCGCCCTGGAAGCCATGCATGACGTCATGAGCGAGCTGATGACGCTGCGCCGCGAATGGCAGGATCACTACAACAATCCGCTGTTCGACGTACCGCAGCCGACACTCAACCTCGGTTGCATCCACGGCGGTGACAACCCCAATCGCATCTGCGGCCAGTGCTCGCTGGAGTACGATCTGCGGCCGCTGCCGGGGATGGAGCCTGATCAGTTACGCGACGCAATTGCCGGGCGCCTGCGTCCAGTCGCTGACAAGCATCAGGTGAGGATCGACCTGGCGCCATTGTTCCCCAGCGTACCGGCCTTCGATCAGGGCGCTGATGGCGAGCTGGTTAAACTGGCCGAGCGGCTCACCGGACATGCCGCCCAGGCAGTGGCCTTCGCCACCGAAGCGCCTTATCTTCAGCAGCTTGGCTGCGAGACGCTGGTGCTAGGCCCGGGTGATATCGCCTGCGCCCATCAGCCGGATGAGTACCTGGATCTCGACAGGATCGAACCTACCGTGAAGTTGTTGCGTGGAATGATCGAACACTACTGCTTGCAACCAGGCCGAGGATAG
- a CDS encoding inorganic phosphate transporter, with amino-acid sequence MSFIAEYGFVLLVLACAFGFFMAWGVGANDVANAMGTSVGSRALTIKQAIIVAMIFEFCGAYLAGGEVTETIKNGIVDAEVISPDLMVLGMMSALLAAGTWLLIATMKGWPVSTTHSIIGAVIGFAAVGVSTDAVHWDAIGPIVASWVVTPLLSGIVAFGLFMSVQKLIINTDDPFLNAKRFVPLYMFLTGFMVALMTVTKGLKHVGLTLSGGQGILLAFAIGVLVMLVGIALLSRIKLDVEADRTFHYASVEKVFAVLMIFTACSMAFAHGANDVANAVGPLAAVVGVIQSGGAAEIAAKSAVPGWVLLLGAVGIVIGLATYGYKVIATIGKEITELTPSRGFAAELATATTVVGASAIGLPVSTTHTLVGAVLGIGIARGIGALNLGVVGSIFMSWLITLPAGAFLSIVFFTILKAIFV; translated from the coding sequence ATGTCCTTTATCGCGGAATACGGCTTCGTACTTCTCGTGCTCGCCTGTGCTTTCGGTTTCTTCATGGCCTGGGGCGTAGGCGCCAATGACGTGGCCAACGCCATGGGCACCTCGGTGGGTTCCCGGGCGCTGACGATCAAGCAAGCCATCATCGTCGCGATGATCTTCGAGTTCTGCGGTGCCTACCTGGCGGGCGGCGAGGTCACCGAGACCATCAAGAACGGCATCGTCGATGCGGAAGTCATATCGCCGGATCTGATGGTGCTGGGCATGATGTCGGCGCTATTGGCAGCCGGCACCTGGCTCTTGATCGCCACCATGAAAGGCTGGCCCGTTTCCACCACGCACTCGATTATCGGCGCGGTGATCGGCTTTGCCGCGGTGGGTGTGTCCACTGATGCCGTGCATTGGGACGCTATTGGCCCCATCGTGGCGAGCTGGGTGGTGACACCGTTGCTGTCCGGCATCGTCGCCTTTGGCCTGTTCATGAGCGTACAGAAACTGATCATCAATACCGATGATCCGTTTCTCAACGCCAAGCGCTTCGTGCCGCTGTACATGTTCCTGACCGGTTTCATGGTGGCGTTGATGACCGTTACCAAGGGCCTCAAGCATGTCGGCCTGACGCTGAGCGGCGGCCAGGGCATCCTTCTGGCGTTCGCTATCGGCGTGCTGGTGATGCTGGTGGGGATTGCGCTGCTGTCGCGGATCAAGCTTGATGTCGAAGCTGATCGGACCTTTCACTACGCCAGCGTGGAAAAGGTCTTCGCCGTTCTGATGATTTTTACCGCGTGCTCCATGGCTTTCGCCCATGGCGCCAACGACGTGGCCAACGCGGTAGGCCCGCTGGCGGCTGTGGTCGGCGTCATCCAATCGGGCGGTGCCGCGGAAATCGCTGCCAAGTCTGCGGTGCCGGGCTGGGTGCTGCTGCTGGGCGCCGTGGGCATCGTCATCGGTCTGGCCACCTACGGCTACAAGGTAATCGCCACGATCGGCAAGGAAATCACTGAGCTGACGCCAAGCCGCGGTTTCGCTGCCGAACTTGCGACCGCAACTACCGTTGTCGGTGCCTCCGCCATCGGCCTGCCGGTATCCACCACCCATACGCTGGTCGGCGCGGTCCTGGGCATCGGTATCGCACGGGGTATTGGAGCGCTGAACCTCGGTGTGGTCGGGTCGATCTTCATGTCCTGGTTGATCACGCTGCCGGCCGGGGCCTTCCTGTCGATCGTGTTCTTCACCATCCTCAAGGCGATCTTCGTCTGA
- a CDS encoding TIGR00153 family protein translates to MPINPFVSLFGRSPIGPMQQHMAKSHECAANLVPLFQAITAEDWERVEQIQKEMARLENEADKLKKSVRQHLPKSLFLPVPRSDLLELLSVQDKIANRAKDIAGLMLGRCMTIPPALQPEMMAFVQRSVDASCQALKALKELDSLLETGFAGREATLVEKMVEELEEIERETDRMQITVRRALFKLEKELPPVDVMFLYKIIEWIGDVADRAERVGNRLEQLLAR, encoded by the coding sequence ATGCCAATCAATCCTTTCGTCAGCCTGTTCGGACGTTCGCCCATCGGGCCGATGCAGCAGCACATGGCTAAATCTCACGAATGTGCCGCCAACCTGGTACCGCTGTTCCAGGCGATCACAGCCGAAGATTGGGAACGGGTCGAACAGATCCAGAAAGAGATGGCCCGACTGGAAAACGAGGCCGACAAGCTCAAGAAGAGCGTCCGTCAACATCTGCCCAAGAGCCTGTTTCTGCCGGTTCCGCGCTCGGATCTGCTGGAGCTGCTGAGTGTACAGGACAAAATTGCCAACCGTGCCAAGGACATCGCCGGTCTGATGCTGGGCCGTTGCATGACCATTCCGCCGGCCCTGCAGCCGGAAATGATGGCCTTCGTGCAGCGCAGTGTAGACGCCAGCTGCCAGGCGCTGAAAGCGCTGAAGGAGCTGGACTCGTTGCTGGAAACCGGCTTTGCCGGCCGTGAGGCCACGCTGGTCGAGAAAATGGTCGAGGAGCTCGAGGAAATCGAGCGCGAAACCGACCGCATGCAGATCACGGTTCGCCGTGCCCTGTTCAAGCTGGAAAAGGAATTGCCTCCAGTCGACGTAATGTTCCTCTACAAAATCATCGAATGGATCGGTGACGTAGCTGACCGTGCCGAGCGAGTCGGCAACCGTCTGGAACAATTGCTGGCGCGCTGA
- a CDS encoding inorganic triphosphatase — translation MQKETEIKLRVSRETLAALREHPLLKKRNKSGWQRHELLNQYFDTPARDLAQAKVALRLRRDGEQFIQTLKSRGQSVAGLSERNEWDWYLDKAKLDVKKLADDCWPASLAGLDKKTLKPIFTTDFVREKAEIAWGRGKAKVVIEAALDLGKVVVGKQSEEICELELELRQGEPEALLELAAELAADLALMPCDISKAERGYRLYDADSYSLNVPAPQLEASMPLDEAFAALAWQLLGNSQRLAEQYRFNGHWKLLGDWLQQLVELRALLGSLGQAAPRATSRELREQLDALIQEWRPRVEAGQDDESARKSAPEAFAAELAQPRWGLFSLKASLWLLQRGWTAGRNNRGNRQGAAELGNWLPRLLGEEAQALQLLRYQQQPEDLAEQRPRMERLLVWLHLARATLELPEADRLYGELAKLYELAGQPLNDELLDARIDQARAVWTLKPWKLLTKK, via the coding sequence ATGCAGAAAGAAACCGAAATCAAACTGCGCGTCAGTCGCGAAACCCTGGCGGCCCTGCGTGAGCATCCGCTGCTGAAGAAACGCAACAAGAGCGGCTGGCAGCGGCACGAATTGCTCAACCAGTACTTCGACACGCCCGCGCGCGATCTGGCTCAGGCAAAGGTCGCGCTGCGCCTGCGTCGCGACGGCGAGCAGTTCATCCAGACGCTGAAAAGCCGCGGCCAGAGCGTGGCTGGGCTGTCCGAGCGCAACGAGTGGGACTGGTACCTGGACAAGGCCAAACTGGACGTAAAAAAGCTCGCGGATGATTGCTGGCCGGCGAGCCTGGCCGGGCTGGACAAGAAGACACTGAAGCCGATCTTCACCACCGACTTCGTCCGCGAAAAGGCCGAGATTGCCTGGGGCCGTGGCAAGGCCAAGGTGGTCATCGAAGCGGCTCTCGACCTGGGCAAGGTGGTCGTAGGCAAGCAGAGCGAAGAGATCTGCGAGCTGGAACTTGAGCTGCGCCAAGGCGAGCCCGAAGCGCTGCTGGAGCTGGCCGCAGAACTGGCCGCCGACCTTGCGCTGATGCCGTGTGACATCAGCAAAGCCGAGCGCGGCTATCGTCTGTATGACGCCGACAGCTACTCGCTGAACGTGCCAGCACCGCAGCTAGAGGCGAGCATGCCGCTGGACGAGGCCTTTGCCGCGCTGGCCTGGCAGCTGCTGGGCAATAGCCAGCGGTTGGCCGAACAGTACCGCTTCAACGGCCACTGGAAACTGCTCGGCGACTGGCTGCAGCAACTGGTCGAGCTGCGCGCCCTGCTGGGCAGTCTCGGCCAGGCAGCCCCGCGTGCGACCAGCCGCGAACTGCGTGAACAACTCGACGCGCTGATCCAGGAATGGCGGCCCAGGGTCGAAGCCGGACAGGACGACGAAAGCGCACGCAAAAGCGCACCCGAGGCCTTTGCCGCCGAGCTGGCGCAGCCGCGCTGGGGATTGTTCTCGCTGAAAGCCTCGCTCTGGCTGCTGCAGCGCGGCTGGACCGCCGGGCGCAACAATCGTGGCAACCGTCAGGGCGCCGCCGAGCTGGGCAACTGGCTGCCACGCCTGCTCGGGGAGGAAGCCCAGGCACTGCAGTTGCTGCGCTATCAGCAACAGCCTGAAGACCTCGCGGAGCAGCGCCCGCGCATGGAGCGGCTGCTGGTCTGGCTGCACCTGGCTCGGGCCACGCTGGAGCTGCCGGAAGCCGACCGTCTCTATGGCGAACTGGCCAAACTCTACGAGCTGGCCGGACAGCCGTTAAACGACGAGCTGCTCGATGCACGGATAGATCAGGCGCGCGCGGTCTGGACGCTCAAGCCCTGGAAGCTGCTGACAAAAAAATAG
- a CDS encoding type II secretion system protein E — MSVLNSPTQDRFLDLNDLLRDLVAQGRLLQETAEQCMTLRRSSANSQQHPLEFLGAQQLDDLARPGKKLDLESLTVWLAEQAGQPYLRIDPLKINVAAVTPLMSYAFAQRHKILAVAVDSSAVTIASSQPFVKSWEANLTHVLQRPIKRVVANPVDLQRFTVEFYRLAKSVSGATATDQKISGTGNFEQLLNLGASDQEPDANDAHVVNIVDWLFQYAFDQRASDIHIEPRREQGTVRFRIDGVLHNVYQFPPQVAMAVVSRLKSLGRMNVAEKRKPQDGRVKTKTPDGGEVELRLSTLPTAFGEKMVMRIFDPEVLLKGFDQLGFSAEDLRRWQSMTGQPNGIILVTGPTGSGKTTTLYTTLKQLATPEVNVCTIEDPIEMIEGAFNQMQVQHNIDLTFASGVRALMRQDPDIIMVGEIRDLETAEMAIQAALTGHLVLSTLHTNDAPSAITRLLELGVPHYLLRATLLGVMAQRLVRTLCPHCKTPIKLDADDWQALTKPWNAPLPGNAHQAVGCIECRDTGYRGRAGVYEIMLLNDAIKPLITADTDLIALRRQAFKDGMHSLRLSGAQKIAAGLTTLEEVLRVTPQSEQK, encoded by the coding sequence ATGTCCGTGTTGAATTCGCCCACCCAGGACCGCTTCCTCGACCTCAATGATCTGCTACGAGATCTGGTCGCCCAAGGACGGTTACTGCAGGAAACTGCTGAGCAATGCATGACCCTGCGGCGCAGTTCGGCGAACAGCCAGCAGCACCCCCTGGAGTTCCTCGGCGCGCAGCAGTTGGACGACCTGGCGCGTCCCGGCAAGAAACTCGATCTGGAAAGCCTCACCGTCTGGCTCGCCGAACAGGCCGGGCAGCCGTACCTGCGCATCGACCCGTTGAAGATCAACGTCGCGGCGGTCACCCCACTGATGTCCTATGCCTTCGCCCAGCGGCACAAGATCCTCGCGGTGGCGGTCGACAGCTCGGCGGTGACCATCGCCAGCAGCCAACCCTTCGTAAAGAGTTGGGAAGCCAACCTCACCCATGTGCTCCAGCGGCCCATCAAGCGTGTGGTGGCCAACCCCGTCGACCTGCAGCGCTTCACCGTCGAGTTCTATCGGCTGGCCAAATCGGTCAGCGGCGCCACCGCGACCGACCAGAAGATCAGCGGCACCGGCAACTTCGAGCAGCTGCTCAACCTCGGCGCCAGCGATCAGGAGCCGGATGCCAACGACGCGCACGTGGTGAACATTGTCGACTGGCTGTTCCAGTACGCCTTCGACCAGCGTGCCAGCGACATCCACATCGAACCGCGGCGCGAACAGGGCACAGTGCGCTTTCGCATCGACGGCGTCCTGCATAACGTCTACCAATTCCCGCCGCAGGTAGCGATGGCAGTGGTCAGCCGTCTCAAATCGCTAGGGCGAATGAATGTCGCCGAGAAGCGCAAACCGCAGGACGGGCGAGTCAAGACCAAGACGCCGGATGGCGGTGAGGTCGAGTTGCGCCTCTCCACCCTACCGACGGCGTTTGGCGAAAAGATGGTGATGCGGATCTTCGATCCGGAAGTGCTGCTCAAGGGCTTTGATCAGCTGGGCTTTTCCGCCGAAGATCTGCGCCGCTGGCAGAGCATGACCGGCCAACCCAACGGCATCATTCTCGTCACCGGCCCTACCGGCTCGGGCAAGACCACCACGCTGTACACCACCCTCAAGCAGCTGGCGACGCCCGAGGTCAACGTCTGCACCATTGAAGACCCAATCGAGATGATCGAGGGCGCCTTCAACCAGATGCAGGTGCAGCACAACATCGACCTGACCTTCGCCAGCGGCGTGCGCGCGCTAATGCGTCAGGACCCGGATATCATCATGGTCGGCGAGATTCGCGACCTGGAAACGGCGGAAATGGCGATCCAGGCGGCACTCACCGGCCACTTGGTGCTCTCGACGCTGCATACCAACGACGCGCCAAGCGCCATCACACGCTTGTTGGAGCTTGGCGTTCCGCATTACCTGCTCCGCGCAACACTGCTCGGGGTGATGGCCCAGCGTCTCGTGCGCACACTTTGTCCACACTGCAAGACGCCCATAAAGCTCGACGCCGATGACTGGCAGGCCCTGACCAAACCCTGGAATGCCCCACTGCCGGGCAACGCCCATCAGGCGGTGGGCTGCATCGAATGCCGCGACACCGGCTATCGCGGCCGCGCCGGGGTCTACGAGATCATGCTGCTCAACGACGCGATCAAACCACTGATCACCGCCGACACCGATCTCATCGCCCTGCGCCGTCAAGCCTTCAAGGACGGCATGCATAGCCTGCGCCTGTCCGGCGCGCAGAAAATCGCGGCAGGTTTGACCACATTGGAAGAAGTGCTCCGGGTCACGCCGCAGAGCGAGCAGAAGTAG